Below is a window of Halobaculum lipolyticum DNA.
ACGCGCTCCTCTTCTACGCGAGCGTCGACCAACGCGAGGACGGCCTGTACACGACCACCTCCCGTTCGTTCGCGGTCGTCGGGCTGGGCGACTCCATCGCCGACGCCGAGGCGGACGCGGGGGCGGCGCTGTCGTCGCTCGACGACGGCTTCCACGTCCGCCACGACATCGGCACGGCGGCGTTGGTGCAGTCGCGCATCGACCACATGGCCCGACTGCGCGGCGAGTAACCCACAACAGGCGCCGGGAACCGGAGCTATCCTTTTGCCGTCCTGATACCTACACCCTCGTATGCGCTACCTCGGTCGACGCCTCCTTGCCGCACTCCTCGTCGCCGCGATGGCCGCCGCGAGCGTCCTCGCGCTCCCCTCGCTCCCGGAGCAGGTGGCGACCCACTGGAACGCGGCCGGACAGCCGGACGACACGATGCCGCGGCTCGCCGGGGCGTTCCTCCTCCCGGCGATCACCGCCGGCGTCGCGCTCCTGCTGTACGTCGTGCCGCGGATCGACCCCCGGCGGGAGGCGGTGGAGTCGTTCCGCGGTCCCTACGAGTGGTTCGTGGTCGGGATGGTCGCGTTCCTCGCGTACGTCCACGGGATGACGCTGGCGTGGAACCTCGGCCTCCGGTTCTCGTTCACCGGCGCGATGTCGGTGCCGCTCGCCGGACTGTTCCTCGGCCTCGGCGAACTGCTGGCCCGTGCGCAACCGAACTGGACCGTCGGCATCCGGACGCCGTGGACGCTGTCGGACGACGAGGTGTGGGCCGAGACGCACCGCCGCGGGGCGTGGGCGTTCCGCGCGCTCGGCGTCGCGACGCTCGTCGCCGTCGCGGTCCCCGACCTCCTGCTCCCCGTCGTGGTCGGCGGCGCGCTGCTCGTCGCTGGGTACACGACGGCGTTCTCCTACGTCGCGTACCGCAGGCGACAGGTCGGCTGACCGCCCGGCCGACCCGTTCGCGCCGAGGACCGACCGACGCCGGCTCCTCACCCCCGACCGCCCGCGAGTTTCGCGGCGTCGTCGCTGCGACCGAGTACGAGCATCGCCAGCGTGCCGACCGCCGGTCCGACCGCCAGCGGCGCGAACGCCCAGCGCCAGCCGACGGCGGCGGCGACGACGGGCGTGAGTTGGATCGACCCGACCGTGAGGAGGAAGCCCACCGCCGTCTGGAGCGTCAGCGCGGAGCCGACGTACGCCTCGTCTGCCAGTTCGGTGACGGCCGCCGAGAACTGCGCCGAGTCCGCCACGATCAGGAACCCCCACGCGAGGACGAACGGCGCGAGCAGGACCGTCGGTGCGCCGAAGACGACGCCCGCGAGCAGACACGCCGCCCCGGAGCCGACCATGCTCACGGCCGTCACGGTCGTCCGGCCGACGCGGTCGGCCGCCGCGCCGAACGTCAACGCGCCGACGCCCCCGACGGCGATGGCGCCGAACGCCAACAGCGAGGCGGCGGTGCCGGCGGCCGTCGCGCCCCGGGCCGCGTAGCTGGCGGCGAGGTAGACGGGGAGCCACGTCCAGACGGCGTACAGCTCCCACATGTGGCCGAAGTAGCCCAGATCCGCGAGGACGAGCCCGCGATTCCGGACGATGCGGACGACGGCGCCGGGGTCGAACGGCGACGCCGGCGCGGCGTACGGGCCGGGGCGCACGCCGAGCACGAGGACCGCGCCGACCGTCGCCAGCCCCGCGGCGGCCAGCATGACGAGCCGCGGGTCGCCGACGGCCCCGGCGCCGCCGCCGACCGCCCGCAGCAGGTGGGGCGTCGCCGACCCGACCGTCAACGCGCCGACGAGCACGCCGATTGCGAGTCCGCGGCCGCGGCGGAACCAGCCGGCGAGGATCTTCATGCCCGTCGGGTAGACGCCGGCGAGCGCGACGCCGGTGAGGAACCGCAGCACGATGGCCGGCGCCGCCGAGTCGACGAACAGCGCGATTGAGGCGGTCGCGACGGCGCCTGCCACCGCCGACGCCGCCAGCAACACCCGCGGTCGGAGGACGTCCGCCAGCGTCAGCGCCGCGGAGGCGAGCGCGCCGACGACGAAGCCGAGTTGGACGGCGGTCGTGAGCAGCCCCGCCTCCGTCGGCGTGAGGTCCCACAGCGCAGTCAGCTCCGGCGCGACCGCGGAGGCGCTGAACCACAGCGTCATCGCGAGCAGTTCGGCGACGCCGACGAGCGCGAGCGCCCGCCGCCGCGCCCACGCCGTGTCCGTTCCCATCACCGAACTATCATTTCGTCGGGAGGTGAACGTTCCGGCGGCGCCGTCGTCCCTGCCGGGACGCACGAGATTGATTAGCGGGCGCGCCGACTGCCGCGGTGTGACCACCGACGACGGCGTCGACGGGACCGACGACGGGCCGCCCGCCCGCTACGACCGGCTAGAGCGTCACCCGACGCCCGGCGGCCGCAACTCCCTCCGCTACTGGACGGACGCGAAGTCGCCGGCGACGGTCGCCCTCAACTACCTCGCGGTGTGGCTGATCCGCGTGTCGCCGAGCCTCCGGCTCAAGAGTTGGCTGCTGCGCCGCCTCGGCGCGACCGTCGGATCGGGCGTCTCGTGGGGGTTGGAGGCGACGCCGGACGTGTTCTGGCCCGAGCGGGTCGTCCTCGGCGACGACGTCATCGTCGGCTACGACTCGGTGCTGCTGTGCCACGAGTTCCTGCAAGACGAGTACCGCCTCGGCGACGTGGTCGTGGGCGACCGCGCGATGCTGGGCGCGAACGTCACCGTCCTCCCCGGCGTCCACATCGGCGCCGACGCGCAGGTGGCGGCGAACTCGCTCGTCGCCGACGACGTGCCGCCGGGAACGACCGTCGCCGGCGTGCCGGCGGAGCCGGTCGGGCGCGACGGCTCGGCCGAGGACGGCTCGTCGGACGACGGCGACGGCGACGAGGACGCCTGACGGGGGCGACTACTCGCGGAGCCGGACGACGCCGTCGGTGAACGCCCGACGGTTCGGCACGACGTACTCGGCGCCCTCGCTCTCGACGTGGGTGACGAACACGTTCACCTCCTGGACGACGCCGTCGGTGTCGCCGATGCGGACGCGGTCGCCGATGCTGTACGGCTGTTCGAGCAGGAGGTAGATGCCGGCCGCGCCCGAGGCGAGCAGGTCGCGGAACGCCAGCCCGCC
It encodes the following:
- a CDS encoding SdpI family protein; translation: MRYLGRRLLAALLVAAMAAASVLALPSLPEQVATHWNAAGQPDDTMPRLAGAFLLPAITAGVALLLYVVPRIDPRREAVESFRGPYEWFVVGMVAFLAYVHGMTLAWNLGLRFSFTGAMSVPLAGLFLGLGELLARAQPNWTVGIRTPWTLSDDEVWAETHRRGAWAFRALGVATLVAVAVPDLLLPVVVGGALLVAGYTTAFSYVAYRRRQVG
- a CDS encoding MFS transporter, with translation MGTDTAWARRRALALVGVAELLAMTLWFSASAVAPELTALWDLTPTEAGLLTTAVQLGFVVGALASAALTLADVLRPRVLLAASAVAGAVATASIALFVDSAAPAIVLRFLTGVALAGVYPTGMKILAGWFRRGRGLAIGVLVGALTVGSATPHLLRAVGGGAGAVGDPRLVMLAAAGLATVGAVLVLGVRPGPYAAPASPFDPGAVVRIVRNRGLVLADLGYFGHMWELYAVWTWLPVYLAASYAARGATAAGTAASLLAFGAIAVGGVGALTFGAAADRVGRTTVTAVSMVGSGAACLLAGVVFGAPTVLLAPFVLAWGFLIVADSAQFSAAVTELADEAYVGSALTLQTAVGFLLTVGSIQLTPVVAAAVGWRWAFAPLAVGPAVGTLAMLVLGRSDDAAKLAGGRG
- a CDS encoding acyltransferase, which encodes MTTDDGVDGTDDGPPARYDRLERHPTPGGRNSLRYWTDAKSPATVALNYLAVWLIRVSPSLRLKSWLLRRLGATVGSGVSWGLEATPDVFWPERVVLGDDVIVGYDSVLLCHEFLQDEYRLGDVVVGDRAMLGANVTVLPGVHIGADAQVAANSLVADDVPPGTTVAGVPAEPVGRDGSAEDGSSDDGDGDEDA